From a single Desulfomicrobium apsheronum genomic region:
- a CDS encoding M23 family metallopeptidase has protein sequence MKNRISSAFFFVILLLLGALGAMYYVKAEWNPPTLSLTPEQTTASTRTVFTITAADKDSALRSVLVVATQGSNSIEIMNKNLPAGTRELREEFSLPKTGIKNEALTLTVTVKDTSWHRLGRGNRAQVVRQLDIDSKPPVISVLSGQHNVNHGGTGLVVYSTNEELASSGVKLGDHFFPGYPYQPGKYLCFFALPFNADPKAVTPILVAGDLAGNESTIGFNFRPLIKKFRHDDINISDNFLQSKMGQFADLYPDAATPLDIFLKVNSELRAKNVGSLIQLGKDTVPQKLWDGTFIRLPNSAPMAAFADNRTYKYDGKAVDNQTHLGVDLASLAASPVPAGNTGRIILAEFMGIYGNVVVIDHGFGLQSLYSHLSEIHVQKGETVPRGQTIGKTGATGMAGGDHLHFGVLVSGVEVQPIEWWDPQWIDHNITSKLQ, from the coding sequence ATGAAAAACCGTATCTCTTCAGCCTTCTTTTTTGTCATCCTGCTTCTTCTTGGAGCCCTTGGAGCCATGTATTACGTCAAGGCGGAATGGAATCCGCCGACTCTTTCCCTGACTCCCGAGCAGACCACGGCCAGCACCAGAACCGTGTTCACCATCACGGCAGCGGACAAGGACTCCGCGCTGCGCAGCGTGCTTGTCGTCGCCACCCAGGGCAGCAACAGCATCGAGATCATGAACAAGAACCTGCCCGCCGGGACCAGGGAACTGCGCGAAGAATTCTCTCTCCCCAAGACCGGCATCAAAAACGAAGCCCTGACCCTGACGGTCACGGTCAAGGACACCTCCTGGCACCGCCTGGGACGTGGCAACCGGGCTCAGGTCGTGCGCCAGCTGGACATCGACTCCAAGCCACCGGTCATCTCCGTTCTTTCCGGCCAGCACAACGTCAACCATGGCGGAACCGGCCTTGTGGTCTACAGCACCAACGAAGAACTGGCCTCGAGCGGCGTGAAGCTGGGCGATCACTTTTTCCCCGGCTATCCCTATCAGCCCGGAAAATACCTGTGCTTCTTCGCCCTGCCCTTCAACGCCGACCCCAAGGCCGTTACACCGATCCTGGTGGCCGGGGATCTGGCGGGCAACGAATCGACAATCGGATTCAACTTTCGGCCTCTCATCAAAAAATTCAGGCACGATGACATCAACATCTCCGACAATTTCCTGCAGTCGAAGATGGGTCAGTTCGCGGACCTCTATCCCGACGCGGCCACGCCCCTGGACATCTTCCTCAAGGTCAACTCCGAACTTCGGGCCAAGAACGTGGGTTCGCTGATTCAACTCGGCAAGGACACCGTGCCCCAGAAGCTCTGGGACGGCACCTTCATCCGCCTGCCAAACAGTGCGCCCATGGCGGCCTTCGCCGACAACCGCACCTACAAGTATGATGGCAAGGCCGTGGACAACCAGACCCATCTGGGCGTGGACCTGGCGTCCCTTGCGGCCTCTCCGGTTCCGGCCGGAAACACCGGGCGCATCATCCTGGCCGAATTCATGGGCATCTACGGCAACGTGGTCGTCATTGACCACGGGTTCGGCCTGCAATCCCTGTATTCGCACCTGAGTGAAATCCACGTACAAAAGGGAGAGACGGTCCCACGTGGGCAGACCATCGGCAAGACCGGAGCTACGGGCATGGCCGGCGGAGACCATCTGCACTTCGGAGTGCTGGTTTCCGGCGTCGAGGTACAGCCCATCGAATGGTGGGACCCGCAGTGGATCGACCACAACATCACCTCCAAGCTTCAGTGA
- a CDS encoding pyrimidine/purine nucleoside phosphorylase encodes MSKFANVTVLKKANIYSDGKVTSRTLVFPDGSKKTLGIMLPGEYEFGTAEKELMEIQSGDLDVLLPGASDWQTFSAGTAFEVPANAKFSLKVRVVTDYCCSYIK; translated from the coding sequence ATGTCCAAATTCGCCAATGTCACCGTCCTGAAAAAGGCCAACATCTACTCAGACGGCAAGGTCACCAGCCGCACCCTTGTTTTCCCCGATGGTTCAAAGAAAACTCTCGGGATAATGCTCCCCGGCGAATACGAATTCGGGACTGCCGAAAAGGAACTGATGGAAATCCAGTCGGGTGATCTGGACGTCCTCTTGCCGGGCGCAAGCGACTGGCAGACATTCAGCGCCGGCACGGCCTTCGAGGTCCCGGCCAACGCAAAATTCTCCCTCAAGGTCCGCGTCGTCACCGACTACTGCTGCTCCTACATCAAATGA
- a CDS encoding MBL fold metallo-hydrolase, producing MKLTVLVDNSTLIDRYYEGEPGLSLLIEEDGLKILFDCGYSDLFLKNAWKMGLSLDDLDFVLLSHGHMDHTWGLEALTRRLCELRLEGRPCKRPALVAHPEAFTSIALDQCPEIGPLLEPEKLARHYDMRLGKAAQKISERLLFLGEIPRRIGFEQTEGIGFKEGQDTPDRIMDDSALVYRGSEGLVIITGCSHAGICNIVAQAMDLTGESRIADIIGGLHLLSPSRERLEGTVEYLRRIGPETLSPCHCTDLNSKIALAAVTPLREVGVGLEVSYL from the coding sequence ATGAAACTCACCGTCCTGGTTGACAACAGCACCCTGATCGACCGCTATTACGAAGGGGAGCCGGGCCTGTCCCTGCTGATCGAGGAGGACGGCCTCAAAATCCTGTTCGACTGCGGTTATTCGGATCTGTTCTTGAAAAACGCCTGGAAAATGGGCCTTTCCCTGGACGACCTGGATTTCGTGCTGCTTTCACACGGGCACATGGACCACACCTGGGGACTTGAGGCCCTGACCCGGCGCCTCTGCGAACTGCGTCTTGAAGGACGGCCATGCAAACGCCCGGCGCTGGTCGCCCATCCCGAGGCCTTTACCAGCATCGCCCTGGACCAGTGTCCTGAGATCGGACCGCTTCTGGAACCCGAAAAGCTGGCCAGGCATTACGACATGAGGCTCGGCAAGGCAGCGCAAAAGATAAGCGAGCGACTTCTTTTTCTGGGAGAGATTCCGCGCCGGATCGGATTCGAGCAGACTGAAGGCATCGGTTTTAAAGAGGGGCAAGACACGCCGGACCGCATCATGGACGATTCGGCCCTGGTCTACCGGGGAAGCGAGGGTCTGGTCATCATCACGGGCTGTTCCCACGCGGGCATCTGCAACATCGTGGCCCAGGCCATGGACCTGACCGGCGAATCCCGCATCGCGGACATCATCGGAGGGCTGCACCTGCTCTCCCCGTCACGGGAGCGTCTGGAAGGGACGGTGGAATACCTGCGCCGGATCGGACCCGAAACCTTAAGCCCGTGCCATTGTACGGATTTGAACTCGAAGATCGCGCTGGCGGCGGTGACGCCACTGCGAGAAGTCGGGGTGGGGCTTGAAGTCTCCTATCTCTGA
- a CDS encoding CBS domain-containing protein → MYVGLAMDRHVPTITSDTLIIKADRMMEENRLWILLVVEDGKLKGYVAKEDIRAALPSGATTFSKHEINYLLSRMTVKELVRSSMPTVTPETEIEVAAKIMFDQDLAGLAVVDRKNRLKGYISRGSMLAVLVEEMGLELGGVRIVIEAEDRKGLMAEISRLFFDLGVNILSTSTFFRGNQRLLVFRVRGDDTEALQRVLTDKGYKIAGPERFEEEWA, encoded by the coding sequence ATGTATGTAGGCCTTGCCATGGACAGACATGTCCCCACCATCACTTCGGATACGCTGATTATTAAAGCGGATCGAATGATGGAGGAGAATAGACTTTGGATTTTGCTTGTTGTCGAGGATGGAAAGCTTAAAGGATATGTGGCCAAGGAAGATATCCGTGCTGCATTGCCATCCGGAGCAACAACATTCAGTAAGCATGAAATCAATTATCTCCTGTCCAGGATGACGGTAAAGGAGTTGGTGCGTAGTTCAATGCCTACCGTGACCCCGGAAACGGAAATCGAGGTCGCGGCCAAGATCATGTTCGACCAGGATCTGGCCGGGCTGGCCGTGGTCGACAGGAAAAACCGGCTCAAGGGGTACATCAGCCGGGGTTCCATGCTGGCCGTGCTGGTGGAGGAAATGGGACTGGAGCTGGGCGGTGTGCGCATCGTCATCGAGGCCGAGGATCGCAAGGGCCTCATGGCCGAGATCAGCAGGCTCTTTTTCGACCTGGGTGTGAACATCCTGTCCACGTCGACCTTTTTTCGCGGCAACCAGCGTTTGCTGGTCTTCCGCGTGCGCGGCGACGACACCGAAGCCCTGCAGCGTGTGCTGACCGACAAGGGGTACAAGATCGCCGGGCCCGAGCGCTTTGAGGAGGAGTGGGCATAG
- a CDS encoding LysM peptidoglycan-binding domain-containing protein, which translates to MKRAVLLILALCFLTSITKPGFSEKPLRLFFEKNIHVDRKPGDEHIVKQGEWLYKILESKGYSASQIQRALPVIQTLNPHIPDINRLMPGQVIQIPEVSSAADAGIKRPRASVPPGAYEKKPYVIRQGDTLIQILKAQGISNKLIYSRYLDLFLELNPEVPNSNTLRVGQEVILPVTANGETAPAPAPAPTPAPAPPAPKAAKPAQTVVTQVIEAGQAPAVQSRPVQPQPRPVLSAPLVPQPPQKPQAEPPQAVTPSSGSSDGTGQSDASNATATKKTERSPITGLPFVKTMLEQMRFKFVPGDESMFPLPGSEWLVVKLSETPLLEAPWGGKILFCPVPKNAAWIANANKLGMKVCTISPRWSLQDVLEKLASSFPKHFRLWGAGRDLVLSRNGVGVTLMSPQIAIMERGGQKRIHMIWSRQTKDSPSLPQGLHEVLDAAQVKLIELDEFNELSRLPSRPRDSIYVPVATHLEIIRAMNPSNPEETFGRTMPDSLGTLLQLLRDKDLLRQGMIQASWHEGAQNRIAVQVPAWTVSGGTSKIAILDRRFSDPFLVSVLSHEGYTCFVLPD; encoded by the coding sequence ATGAAGCGTGCAGTTCTTCTTATTCTTGCTCTATGCTTCCTGACAAGCATAACCAAGCCGGGATTTTCAGAAAAACCGCTGCGACTTTTCTTTGAAAAAAATATCCACGTCGACCGCAAGCCCGGAGACGAACATATCGTCAAGCAAGGCGAATGGCTCTACAAGATATTGGAATCAAAAGGCTATTCCGCTTCGCAGATCCAGCGTGCCCTGCCCGTCATCCAGACTTTGAACCCCCATATCCCGGACATCAACCGGCTGATGCCGGGTCAGGTCATCCAGATTCCTGAAGTATCCTCCGCCGCCGACGCCGGGATCAAGCGGCCCCGGGCATCGGTTCCCCCGGGAGCATATGAAAAGAAGCCCTACGTAATACGCCAGGGCGATACGTTGATCCAGATTCTCAAGGCGCAGGGGATATCAAACAAGCTGATCTACAGCCGATACCTCGACCTGTTCCTCGAACTCAACCCCGAGGTCCCCAACAGCAACACCTTGCGCGTCGGACAGGAAGTCATCCTGCCCGTCACAGCCAATGGCGAAACAGCTCCGGCTCCCGCCCCTGCTCCGACTCCCGCTCCCGCTCCGCCTGCACCAAAGGCCGCAAAACCAGCGCAAACCGTCGTGACTCAAGTCATCGAGGCAGGCCAGGCCCCGGCGGTCCAAAGTCGCCCGGTTCAGCCCCAGCCCCGGCCGGTACTGTCTGCGCCACTGGTGCCGCAGCCTCCGCAAAAACCCCAGGCAGAGCCGCCGCAAGCCGTGACGCCATCATCGGGCAGCTCGGACGGCACCGGGCAATCCGATGCGTCAAACGCCACGGCCACAAAGAAAACGGAGCGCTCACCCATAACCGGTCTGCCTTTTGTCAAAACGATGCTGGAACAGATGCGTTTCAAATTCGTGCCCGGTGACGAAAGCATGTTTCCCCTGCCCGGTTCGGAATGGCTGGTCGTCAAGCTGTCTGAAACTCCGCTGCTGGAGGCTCCCTGGGGAGGCAAGATCCTCTTCTGCCCCGTGCCGAAAAACGCCGCTTGGATCGCGAACGCCAACAAACTGGGCATGAAGGTCTGCACCATCTCGCCCCGCTGGAGCCTGCAGGACGTGCTGGAAAAACTGGCATCCTCCTTTCCGAAACATTTTCGGCTCTGGGGAGCGGGCAGGGATCTGGTGCTTTCCCGCAACGGCGTCGGCGTGACCCTGATGTCGCCGCAAATCGCCATCATGGAGCGCGGCGGACAAAAGCGCATCCACATGATCTGGTCCAGGCAGACCAAAGACTCCCCGTCTTTGCCCCAGGGACTGCACGAAGTACTCGATGCGGCCCAGGTAAAACTCATCGAACTGGACGAGTTCAACGAACTTTCGCGACTGCCGTCCCGCCCACGCGACTCCATCTATGTTCCCGTGGCCACGCACCTTGAGATTATCCGAGCCATGAACCCGAGCAATCCCGAGGAGACCTTCGGGCGGACCATGCCCGATTCGCTCGGGACCCTGCTGCAACTGTTGCGCGACAAGGACCTGCTGCGCCAGGGCATGATCCAGGCCTCCTGGCATGAGGGAGCGCAAAACCGCATCGCGGTGCAGGTTCCGGCGTGGACGGTTTCGGGTGGGACAAGCAAAATCGCCATACTGGACCGGCGCTTTTCGGATCCGTTCCTTGTCTCCGTGCTCTCTCATGAAGGTTACACCTGCTTTGTTCTCCCCGATTGA
- a CDS encoding hydrogenase maturation nickel metallochaperone HypA: MHELSIAESLIKIIGEEMAKHGLTKLHSFKIVYGQISAIVPEALETSFEILTIDTPFAGAKMETEVKPMVVRCRQCGHEFSPSLEERVIMPCPQCTTELGHKIISGRELYIDNIEAE, translated from the coding sequence ATGCACGAACTGTCCATTGCCGAGAGCCTGATCAAGATCATCGGCGAAGAAATGGCCAAACACGGCCTGACCAAACTGCACTCGTTCAAGATCGTCTATGGCCAAATCTCGGCCATTGTGCCCGAAGCCCTCGAGACCTCCTTTGAAATCCTGACCATCGACACCCCGTTTGCAGGCGCAAAGATGGAGACCGAGGTCAAACCCATGGTCGTGCGCTGCCGTCAATGCGGCCACGAATTCAGCCCCAGCCTGGAGGAACGTGTCATCATGCCCTGTCCGCAGTGCACGACGGAACTGGGACACAAAATCATCTCCGGCCGTGAACTCTACATAGATAACATCGAAGCCGAATAA